In Lepisosteus oculatus isolate fLepOcu1 chromosome 17, fLepOcu1.hap2, whole genome shotgun sequence, a genomic segment contains:
- the map3k4 gene encoding mitogen-activated protein kinase kinase kinase 4 isoform X3, translating to MEPAASGERSSLDSPLEDAICGSLDAEDFFDEPSEDAAYSTSPPCTPRQMKRMSGKHQRNSLGKATTRAANREKIITSTQTPHKENSKPCEIPEEHIYKQGKKHRANLRSTERDNKKTFEGSFMLDSVTGSLSRTPLPNMDPRKPYLSLGCGSAKLPVPVPVPLARTARQTSRTDCPADRLKFFETLRLLLKLTSISSKKKEREQRGLENTSFMGQNNEVIWLELQAWHARRSITDQDLFLYTARQAIPDIINEVLHFKVDYRSLCSPATAGCTVDGTHEEEGKEQEKKDDLQAFHCNSISGMNAMGHSDCQEHLQQQRLSFEQVKRVMELLESVEALYPSLQTLQRDYEKYAAKDFQGRVQALCLWLNITKDLNQKLRVMGTVLGIRNLSDMGWPVFEIPSPRSSKGNEDEEDEENDSTATYTADSEGEELLDEGESGEINFNNHHDQDEHPAKLPCVTPMLDRLLSEDELLIGGSLDPTYDGGGGRHCPTSIYRPFVDKALKQMGLRKLILRLHKLMDRSLQRARSALMSDNQPQEFSEFPDPMLYSDYLPELSRHLNPGSPSCEESDCRVSWEELVAMNLPSFQPAFLVLCRVLLNVIHECLKLRLEQRPAGEPSLLSIKQLVRECKEVLKGGLLMKQYYQFMLRGLVQDLQELQKNANIDEFEEDLHKMLMVYFDYMRSWIQMLQQLPQASHSLKNLLEEEWDFTKVITPYIRGGEAQSGKLFCDIAGMLLKSTGDFLDAGLQKSRDEFWESADDSTASDEIRRSVIETSRSLKELFHEARERASKALGFAKMLRKDLEIAAAFVISAGVPGLLCNLKEKQYVKVEIPGLEDLQVFVPASLSAQRAIILQLLNAAAGKDCSKESDDILDESYLLMTKQKAGDVENEAGRSLWEGTVLKLVPQVETVDTLRSMQVGNLLLIVMHSAHLVAQRKAFQHSMEDLISLSREQTSSQPVIAKALEQLKNEALQLCIKINNAIDRVEHMFTSEFEAEVEESESATLQQYYREAMIQSYNFAFEYHKEVVRLMSGEFRQRIGEKYITFARKWMNYVLTKCESGRGTRPRWATQGFDFLQAIEPGFISALPEDDFLSLQALMNECIGHVIGKPHSPVTGLYFGTRNNPRPVKVPRCHSDPPNPNLFIPNPEAFRGSNLHENDRLSSVAAEMQFRSLSRHSSPTEDREEPSYPKGDPNTTARRSWELRTFISQSKDTAARQSPMEAVRKSIRLLEDKRYAMMKQKNIIGQVCNIPKSYDNVMHVGLRKVTFKWQRGNKIGEGQYGKVYTCINVDTGELMAMKEIRFQPNDHKTIKETADELKIFEGIKHPNLVRYFGVELHREEMYIFMEFCDEGTLEEVSRLGLQEHVIRLYSKQITIAINVLHEHGIVHRDIKGANIFLTSSGLIKLGDFGCSVKLKNNAHTMPGEVNSTLGTAAYMAPEVITRAKGEGHGRAADIWSLGCVLIEMVTGKRPWHEYEHNFQIMYKVGMGHKPPIPEKLSTEGKDFLSHCLESEPKQRWTASALLDHPFVKAIYKVQANS from the exons ATGGAGCCGGCAGCGTCGGGCGAGCGCAGCAG TCTGGACAGCCCTCTGGAGGATGCCATCTGTGGGAGCTTGGATGCTGAAGACTTCTTCGACGAGCCCTCTGAGGACGCAGCTTACAGCACCTCCCCGCCATGCACTCCGCGGCAGATGAAACGGATGTCTGGCAAACACCAGAGGAACAGCCTGGGCAAGGCCACCACCCGAGCCGCTAACAGAG AGAAGATCATCACATCAACTCAGACCCCGCATAAAGAAAACAGCAAACCTTGTGAAATCCCAGAGGAGCACATTTACAAACAGGGGAAGAAGCACAGAGCCAACCTGCGGTCGACCGAACGAGACAACAAGAAGACCTTTGAAGGCTCTTTCATGTTGGACTCGGTGACTGGGTCTCTGTCCAGAACCCCACTCCCGAATATGGACCCCCGAAAGCCCTACCTCAGCCTGGGCTGCGGCAGTGCAAAGCTGCCCGTCCCCGTGCCTGTGCCCCTGGCCAGGACAGCCCGCCAGACTTCCCGCACTGACTGCCCTGCGGACAGGCTCAAATTCTTTGAGACGTTGCGGCTGCTGCTCAAGCTGACCTCCATCTCCTCCAAGAAAAAGGAGAGGGAGCAGAGGGGTTTGGAGAACACGTCCTTCATGGGCCAGAACAACGAGGTGATCTGGCTGGAGCTGCAGGCCTGGCATGCGCGGAGAAGCATCACCGATCAGGACCTGTTCCTGTATACTGCGCGCCAGGCCATACCGGACATCATCAATGAAGTCTTGCACTTTAAAGTCGACTACAGGAGCCTCTGTAGCCCAGCAACTGCAGGGTGCACAGTGGATGGAACGCATGAGGAGGAAGGCAAAGAGCAGGAGAAGAAGGATGACCTTCAGGCTTTCCACTGTAATAGCATTTCTGGAATGAATGCCATGGGGCACTCAGACTGTCAGGAGCACCTGCAGCAGCAGAGACTGTCTTTCGAACAGGTGAAGAGAGTGATGGAGCTGCTGGAGTCAGTGGAAGCACTTTACCCATCGCTGCAGACCCTTCAGAGGGACTATGAAAAATATGCAGCCAAGGACTTCCAGGGCAGAGTGCAGGCACTCTGTCTGTGGCTTAACATCACCAAGGACCTGAACCAGAAGCTGAGGGTCATGGGTACTGTGTTGGGTATCCGCAACCTATCGGATATGGGCTGGCCTGTGTTCGAGATCCCGTCGCCCCGCAGTTCAAAAGGGAATGAAGATGAGGAGGATGAGGAGAATGACTCAACTGCCACATACACGGCGGACAGCGAGGGGGAGGAGCTGCTGGATGAGGGCGAGAGTGGGGAGATCAACTTTAACAACCACCATGACCAGGACGAACACCCAGCCAAGTTACCCTGTGTGACACCCATGCTTGACAGACTTCTGTCAGAGGATGAGCTCCTGATCGGAGGATCTCTGGACCCTACGTATGATGGGGGAGGCGGCAGACATTGTCCCACCTCCATCTACAGGCCCTTCGTGGACAAAGCACTGAAGCAGATGGGCCTTAGGAAGCTCATTCTAAGGCTGCATAAGCTGATGGACAGATCTTTGCAGCGGGCTCGTTCAGCACTAATGAGTGATAACCAACCTCAGGAG TTCTCCGAGTTTCCGGACCCGATGCTCTACAGTGACTACCTGCCTGAGCTCTCTCGACATCTGAACCCTGGCTCGCCCAGCTGTGAGGAGAGCGACTGCCGTGTGTCGTGGGAGGAGCTGGTGGCCATGAACCTGCCCTCCTTTCAGCCTGCCTTCCTGGTCTTATGTCGAGTGCTGCTGAACGTCATCCACGAGTGCCTGAAGCTGCGCCTGGAGCAGAGGCCAGCTGGAGAGCCCTCACTGCTCAGCATCAAACAG CTGGTGCGCGAGTGTAAGGAGGTTTTGAAAGGGGGCTTGCTGATGAAGCAGTACTATCAGTTCATGCTGCGTGGCCTGGTCCAGGACCTCCAGGAATTGCAGAAGAATGCCAACATAGATGAATTTGAGGAGGATCTACATAAAATGTTAATG GTGTATTTTGATTACATGCGTAGCTGGATCCAAATGTTACAGCAGTTGCCACAAGCCTCTCACAGCCTGAAGAACCTGCTGGAGGAAGAGTGGGACTTCACCAAGGTTATCACGCCATACATCCGAGGAGGAGAGGCCCAGTCTGGCAAGCTCTTCTG TGACATTGCTGGCATGCTGCTGAAGTCCACTGGTGACTTTTTGGATGCAGGCCTTCAGAAGAGCAGGGATGAATTCTGGGAAAGTGCAGATGACAGCACTGCTTCTGATGAGATTAG GCGCTCTGTCATTGAGACCAGCCGATCACTGAAGGAGCTGTTTCACGAAGCCAGGGAGAGGGCCTCAAAAGCTCTTGGATTTGCCAAAATGCTTCGCAAG GACTTAGAGATTGCAGCTGCTTTTGTCATCTCTGCTGGTGTGCCAGGTCTCCTTTGTAATCTTAAGGAAAAACAGTATGTCAAA GTTGAGATCCCGGGCTTGGAGGACCTCCAGGTGTTCGTGCCAGCCAGCCTAAGTGCTCAGAGAGCCATCATCCTGCAGTTGCTCAATGCTGCTGCTGGCAAGGATTGCTCTAAGGAATCTGATGACATTTTGGATGAGTCTTACCTGCTGATGACCAAGCAGAAGGCTGGCGATGTGGAGAACGAGGCTGGCCGGAGCCTGTGGGAGGGCACTGTGCTGAAACTGGTTCCTCAGGTGGAGACAGTGGACACCTTGAGATCCATGCAG GTGGGCAACCTGCTACTGATCGTTATGCACTCAGCCCACCTGGTTGCCCAGAGGAAGGCTTTCCAGCATTCCATGGAGGACTTGATCTCCCTGAGCAGAGAGCAGACCTCCAGCCAGCCTGTCATTGCCAAAGCTCTGGAACAGCTGAAG AACGAGGCTCTGCAGCTGTGCATCAAGATAAACAATGCCATAGACCGGGTAGAGCACATGTTCACATCAGAGTTTGAGGCGGAGGTTGAGGAATCGGAGTCAGCCACATTGCAGCAGTACTACAGAGAGGCCATGATTCAGAGCTACAACTTCGCCTTTGAG TACCATAAGGAAGTGGTGCGACTAATGTCTGGGGAATTCCGGCAGAGGATTGGGGAGAAATACATCACCTTTGCAAGGAAATGGATGAACTATGttttaacaaaatgtgaaaGTGGAAGGGGCACGCGACCCAG ATGGGCGACACAAGGCTTTGATTTCCTTCAAGCTATTGAGCCTGGTTTTATTTCTGCACTGCCTGAAGATGACTTTCTG AGTTTACAGGCGCTGATGAACGAGTGCATTGGTCATGTGATTGGCAAACCACACAGTCCTGTCACCGGCCTGTATTTTG GCACTCGGAACAACCCTCGTCCTGTGAAGGTGCCCCGTTGCCATAGTGATCCCCCAAACCCCAACCTGTTTATCCCCAATCCAGAGGCCTTCAG AGGTTCTAATCTCCACGAGAATGACCGCCTGTCTTCAGTTGCAGCTGAAATGCAGTTCAGGTCTCTCAGCAGACACTCAAGCCCCACAGAAGATCGTGAAG AACCATCCTATCCTAAGGGAGACCCAAACACCACAGCAAGGAGGAGCTGGGAGCTCCGAACCTTCATCAGCCAGTCCAAAG ACACCGCAGCTCGACAGAGCCCCATGGAGGCAGTGCGCAAGTCCATCAGACTGCTAGAGGACAAACGGTACGCAATGATGAAACAGAAGAACATCATCGGTCAGGTGTGCAACATCCCCAAATCCTACGACAACGTCATGCATGTGGGTCTCAGGAAAGTCACCTTCAAATGGCAGAGAGGCAATAAAATAG GTGAGGGACAATATGGAAAAGTATACACCTGCATTAATGTGGACACTGGAGAGCTGATGGCTATGAAGGAG atCCGATTCCAGCCTAATGAccacaaaacaataaaagagaCAGCAGATGAACTGAAAATCTTTGAAGGCATCAAACATCCAAACTTGGTTCGGTACTTTGGCGTAGAGCTACATCGG GAGGAGATGTATATCTTCATGGAGTTCTGTGACGAGGGTacgctggaagaggtgtcacgGCTGGGTCTACAGGAGCATGTCATCAGGCTATACAGCAAACAGATCACCATTGCTATCAACGTGCTGCACGAACATGGCATCGTACACAGAGATATCAAAG GTGCCAACATCTTCTTGACATCCTCTGGACTAATTAAACTTGGAGATTTTGGCTGTTCAGTAAAGCTGAAGAATAATGCCCACACAATGCCAGGGGAGGTAAACAGCACTTTGGGCACGGCAG CTTACATGGCACCTGAGGTCATCACTAGAGCAAAGGGTGAAGGTCATGGGCGAGCTGCTGACATCTGGAGCCTGGGCTGTGTCCTCATCGAAATGGTTACAGGCAAG CGCCCCTGGCATGAGTATGAGCACAACTTCCAGATCATGTACAAGGTGGGCATGGGGCACAAGCCACCTATCCCTGAGAAGCTGAGCACTGAAGGCAAGGACTTCTTAAGCCATTGCTTGGAGAGCGAGCCCAAGCAGAGGTGGACTGCCAGTGCACTGCTTGACCACCCTTTTGTGAAG GCAATCTATAAGGTACAAGCCAACAGCTAA
- the map3k4 gene encoding mitogen-activated protein kinase kinase kinase 4 isoform X1 encodes MEPAASGERSSLDSPLEDAICGSLDAEDFFDEPSEDAAYSTSPPCTPRQMKRMSGKHQRNSLGKATTRAANREKIITSTQTPHKENSKPCEIPEEHIYKQGKKHRANLRSTERDNKKTFEGSFMLDSVTGSLSRTPLPNMDPRKPYLSLGCGSAKLPVPVPVPLARTARQTSRTDCPADRLKFFETLRLLLKLTSISSKKKEREQRGLENTSFMGQNNEVIWLELQAWHARRSITDQDLFLYTARQAIPDIINEVLHFKVDYRSLCSPATAGCTVDGTHEEEGKEQEKKDDLQAFHCNSISGMNAMGHSDCQEHLQQQRLSFEQVKRVMELLESVEALYPSLQTLQRDYEKYAAKDFQGRVQALCLWLNITKDLNQKLRVMGTVLGIRNLSDMGWPVFEIPSPRSSKGNEDEEDEENDSTATYTADSEGEELLDEGESGEINFNNHHDQDEHPAKLPCVTPMLDRLLSEDELLIGGSLDPTYDGGGGRHCPTSIYRPFVDKALKQMGLRKLILRLHKLMDRSLQRARSALMSDNQPQEFSEFPDPMLYSDYLPELSRHLNPGSPSCEESDCRVSWEELVAMNLPSFQPAFLVLCRVLLNVIHECLKLRLEQRPAGEPSLLSIKQLVRECKEVLKGGLLMKQYYQFMLRGLVQDLQELQKNANIDEFEEDLHKMLMVYFDYMRSWIQMLQQLPQASHSLKNLLEEEWDFTKVITPYIRGGEAQSGKLFCDIAGMLLKSTGDFLDAGLQKSRDEFWESADDSTASDEIRRSVIETSRSLKELFHEARERASKALGFAKMLRKDLEIAAAFVISAGVPGLLCNLKEKQYVKVEIPGLEDLQVFVPASLSAQRAIILQLLNAAAGKDCSKESDDILDESYLLMTKQKAGDVENEAGRSLWEGTVLKLVPQVETVDTLRSMQVGNLLLIVMHSAHLVAQRKAFQHSMEDLISLSREQTSSQPVIAKALEQLKNEALQLCIKINNAIDRVEHMFTSEFEAEVEESESATLQQYYREAMIQSYNFAFEYHKEVVRLMSGEFRQRIGEKYITFARKWMNYVLTKCESGRGTRPRWATQGFDFLQAIEPGFISALPEDDFLSLQALMNECIGHVIGKPHSPVTGLYFGTRNNPRPVKVPRCHSDPPNPNLFIPNPEAFSSRSLPCDLRSQLCPTPPRPAPGPGEPCHPKPGSSSNEIRGSNLHENDRLSSVAAEMQFRSLSRHSSPTEDREEPSYPKGDPNTTARRSWELRTFISQSKDTAARQSPMEAVRKSIRLLEDKRYAMMKQKNIIGQVCNIPKSYDNVMHVGLRKVTFKWQRGNKIGEGQYGKVYTCINVDTGELMAMKEIRFQPNDHKTIKETADELKIFEGIKHPNLVRYFGVELHREEMYIFMEFCDEGTLEEVSRLGLQEHVIRLYSKQITIAINVLHEHGIVHRDIKGANIFLTSSGLIKLGDFGCSVKLKNNAHTMPGEVNSTLGTAAYMAPEVITRAKGEGHGRAADIWSLGCVLIEMVTGKRPWHEYEHNFQIMYKVGMGHKPPIPEKLSTEGKDFLSHCLESEPKQRWTASALLDHPFVKAIYKVQANS; translated from the exons ATGGAGCCGGCAGCGTCGGGCGAGCGCAGCAG TCTGGACAGCCCTCTGGAGGATGCCATCTGTGGGAGCTTGGATGCTGAAGACTTCTTCGACGAGCCCTCTGAGGACGCAGCTTACAGCACCTCCCCGCCATGCACTCCGCGGCAGATGAAACGGATGTCTGGCAAACACCAGAGGAACAGCCTGGGCAAGGCCACCACCCGAGCCGCTAACAGAG AGAAGATCATCACATCAACTCAGACCCCGCATAAAGAAAACAGCAAACCTTGTGAAATCCCAGAGGAGCACATTTACAAACAGGGGAAGAAGCACAGAGCCAACCTGCGGTCGACCGAACGAGACAACAAGAAGACCTTTGAAGGCTCTTTCATGTTGGACTCGGTGACTGGGTCTCTGTCCAGAACCCCACTCCCGAATATGGACCCCCGAAAGCCCTACCTCAGCCTGGGCTGCGGCAGTGCAAAGCTGCCCGTCCCCGTGCCTGTGCCCCTGGCCAGGACAGCCCGCCAGACTTCCCGCACTGACTGCCCTGCGGACAGGCTCAAATTCTTTGAGACGTTGCGGCTGCTGCTCAAGCTGACCTCCATCTCCTCCAAGAAAAAGGAGAGGGAGCAGAGGGGTTTGGAGAACACGTCCTTCATGGGCCAGAACAACGAGGTGATCTGGCTGGAGCTGCAGGCCTGGCATGCGCGGAGAAGCATCACCGATCAGGACCTGTTCCTGTATACTGCGCGCCAGGCCATACCGGACATCATCAATGAAGTCTTGCACTTTAAAGTCGACTACAGGAGCCTCTGTAGCCCAGCAACTGCAGGGTGCACAGTGGATGGAACGCATGAGGAGGAAGGCAAAGAGCAGGAGAAGAAGGATGACCTTCAGGCTTTCCACTGTAATAGCATTTCTGGAATGAATGCCATGGGGCACTCAGACTGTCAGGAGCACCTGCAGCAGCAGAGACTGTCTTTCGAACAGGTGAAGAGAGTGATGGAGCTGCTGGAGTCAGTGGAAGCACTTTACCCATCGCTGCAGACCCTTCAGAGGGACTATGAAAAATATGCAGCCAAGGACTTCCAGGGCAGAGTGCAGGCACTCTGTCTGTGGCTTAACATCACCAAGGACCTGAACCAGAAGCTGAGGGTCATGGGTACTGTGTTGGGTATCCGCAACCTATCGGATATGGGCTGGCCTGTGTTCGAGATCCCGTCGCCCCGCAGTTCAAAAGGGAATGAAGATGAGGAGGATGAGGAGAATGACTCAACTGCCACATACACGGCGGACAGCGAGGGGGAGGAGCTGCTGGATGAGGGCGAGAGTGGGGAGATCAACTTTAACAACCACCATGACCAGGACGAACACCCAGCCAAGTTACCCTGTGTGACACCCATGCTTGACAGACTTCTGTCAGAGGATGAGCTCCTGATCGGAGGATCTCTGGACCCTACGTATGATGGGGGAGGCGGCAGACATTGTCCCACCTCCATCTACAGGCCCTTCGTGGACAAAGCACTGAAGCAGATGGGCCTTAGGAAGCTCATTCTAAGGCTGCATAAGCTGATGGACAGATCTTTGCAGCGGGCTCGTTCAGCACTAATGAGTGATAACCAACCTCAGGAG TTCTCCGAGTTTCCGGACCCGATGCTCTACAGTGACTACCTGCCTGAGCTCTCTCGACATCTGAACCCTGGCTCGCCCAGCTGTGAGGAGAGCGACTGCCGTGTGTCGTGGGAGGAGCTGGTGGCCATGAACCTGCCCTCCTTTCAGCCTGCCTTCCTGGTCTTATGTCGAGTGCTGCTGAACGTCATCCACGAGTGCCTGAAGCTGCGCCTGGAGCAGAGGCCAGCTGGAGAGCCCTCACTGCTCAGCATCAAACAG CTGGTGCGCGAGTGTAAGGAGGTTTTGAAAGGGGGCTTGCTGATGAAGCAGTACTATCAGTTCATGCTGCGTGGCCTGGTCCAGGACCTCCAGGAATTGCAGAAGAATGCCAACATAGATGAATTTGAGGAGGATCTACATAAAATGTTAATG GTGTATTTTGATTACATGCGTAGCTGGATCCAAATGTTACAGCAGTTGCCACAAGCCTCTCACAGCCTGAAGAACCTGCTGGAGGAAGAGTGGGACTTCACCAAGGTTATCACGCCATACATCCGAGGAGGAGAGGCCCAGTCTGGCAAGCTCTTCTG TGACATTGCTGGCATGCTGCTGAAGTCCACTGGTGACTTTTTGGATGCAGGCCTTCAGAAGAGCAGGGATGAATTCTGGGAAAGTGCAGATGACAGCACTGCTTCTGATGAGATTAG GCGCTCTGTCATTGAGACCAGCCGATCACTGAAGGAGCTGTTTCACGAAGCCAGGGAGAGGGCCTCAAAAGCTCTTGGATTTGCCAAAATGCTTCGCAAG GACTTAGAGATTGCAGCTGCTTTTGTCATCTCTGCTGGTGTGCCAGGTCTCCTTTGTAATCTTAAGGAAAAACAGTATGTCAAA GTTGAGATCCCGGGCTTGGAGGACCTCCAGGTGTTCGTGCCAGCCAGCCTAAGTGCTCAGAGAGCCATCATCCTGCAGTTGCTCAATGCTGCTGCTGGCAAGGATTGCTCTAAGGAATCTGATGACATTTTGGATGAGTCTTACCTGCTGATGACCAAGCAGAAGGCTGGCGATGTGGAGAACGAGGCTGGCCGGAGCCTGTGGGAGGGCACTGTGCTGAAACTGGTTCCTCAGGTGGAGACAGTGGACACCTTGAGATCCATGCAG GTGGGCAACCTGCTACTGATCGTTATGCACTCAGCCCACCTGGTTGCCCAGAGGAAGGCTTTCCAGCATTCCATGGAGGACTTGATCTCCCTGAGCAGAGAGCAGACCTCCAGCCAGCCTGTCATTGCCAAAGCTCTGGAACAGCTGAAG AACGAGGCTCTGCAGCTGTGCATCAAGATAAACAATGCCATAGACCGGGTAGAGCACATGTTCACATCAGAGTTTGAGGCGGAGGTTGAGGAATCGGAGTCAGCCACATTGCAGCAGTACTACAGAGAGGCCATGATTCAGAGCTACAACTTCGCCTTTGAG TACCATAAGGAAGTGGTGCGACTAATGTCTGGGGAATTCCGGCAGAGGATTGGGGAGAAATACATCACCTTTGCAAGGAAATGGATGAACTATGttttaacaaaatgtgaaaGTGGAAGGGGCACGCGACCCAG ATGGGCGACACAAGGCTTTGATTTCCTTCAAGCTATTGAGCCTGGTTTTATTTCTGCACTGCCTGAAGATGACTTTCTG AGTTTACAGGCGCTGATGAACGAGTGCATTGGTCATGTGATTGGCAAACCACACAGTCCTGTCACCGGCCTGTATTTTG GCACTCGGAACAACCCTCGTCCTGTGAAGGTGCCCCGTTGCCATAGTGATCCCCCAAACCCCAACCTGTTTATCCCCAATCCAGAGGCCTTCAG CTCTCGGAGTCTCCCCTGTGACCTGCGGAGCCAGCTGTGCCCTACACCCCCCCGCCCTGCCCCAGGCCCCGGGGAGCCCTGCCACCCCAAACCTGGCAGCAGCTCTAATGAAATCAG AGGTTCTAATCTCCACGAGAATGACCGCCTGTCTTCAGTTGCAGCTGAAATGCAGTTCAGGTCTCTCAGCAGACACTCAAGCCCCACAGAAGATCGTGAAG AACCATCCTATCCTAAGGGAGACCCAAACACCACAGCAAGGAGGAGCTGGGAGCTCCGAACCTTCATCAGCCAGTCCAAAG ACACCGCAGCTCGACAGAGCCCCATGGAGGCAGTGCGCAAGTCCATCAGACTGCTAGAGGACAAACGGTACGCAATGATGAAACAGAAGAACATCATCGGTCAGGTGTGCAACATCCCCAAATCCTACGACAACGTCATGCATGTGGGTCTCAGGAAAGTCACCTTCAAATGGCAGAGAGGCAATAAAATAG GTGAGGGACAATATGGAAAAGTATACACCTGCATTAATGTGGACACTGGAGAGCTGATGGCTATGAAGGAG atCCGATTCCAGCCTAATGAccacaaaacaataaaagagaCAGCAGATGAACTGAAAATCTTTGAAGGCATCAAACATCCAAACTTGGTTCGGTACTTTGGCGTAGAGCTACATCGG GAGGAGATGTATATCTTCATGGAGTTCTGTGACGAGGGTacgctggaagaggtgtcacgGCTGGGTCTACAGGAGCATGTCATCAGGCTATACAGCAAACAGATCACCATTGCTATCAACGTGCTGCACGAACATGGCATCGTACACAGAGATATCAAAG GTGCCAACATCTTCTTGACATCCTCTGGACTAATTAAACTTGGAGATTTTGGCTGTTCAGTAAAGCTGAAGAATAATGCCCACACAATGCCAGGGGAGGTAAACAGCACTTTGGGCACGGCAG CTTACATGGCACCTGAGGTCATCACTAGAGCAAAGGGTGAAGGTCATGGGCGAGCTGCTGACATCTGGAGCCTGGGCTGTGTCCTCATCGAAATGGTTACAGGCAAG CGCCCCTGGCATGAGTATGAGCACAACTTCCAGATCATGTACAAGGTGGGCATGGGGCACAAGCCACCTATCCCTGAGAAGCTGAGCACTGAAGGCAAGGACTTCTTAAGCCATTGCTTGGAGAGCGAGCCCAAGCAGAGGTGGACTGCCAGTGCACTGCTTGACCACCCTTTTGTGAAG GCAATCTATAAGGTACAAGCCAACAGCTAA